The genome window AGGCTCGATAGAGACCACCTAGCCATCATTGCGGCACTACTCCCATCGCTCTGTCCTCCTACTCATTTCGCATCGGGAGTCCCGCCATCCACGCTCGTCGGAACAGGACGGGATTTTGGCACTGGCAAGAGACATTGGCCTTTGTACGTGACGGTCTGCCGTGGGCATTCTGGAGGCCGTTGCCTAAGTGAAAGCCAGCACGCGCCGGACAGTTCCACTTCAAGTCCTTCCGTACAGGGGGCCAGCTTCTGATTTCTCGCTGGTAGGGGAGCCTGCTCATATCGAGACGGTTCCGGGTCGACCCGCACATCCGTGACCCACTCCTCGTCTGGCGCATGGACACCCGGCGCGACTGGCGGAACGCGCGCCATGGGCAGCAGGAGCAGCAGCACCGCCGTGGCGAGCACGAGACTCCTGAACCCGTGGCTCTGTCGCTCCACCTGCACGGGAGCGGGCGGCGGCGCAGTCCAGGAGGGCTTGGGTCTCGGGGGCCGGAGGAGGTGGCGCTCCGGGGTGCCCCCCTCCTGAGTTGGCGGCACCTCTTCCCACTCGAAGATGCTCGCGTCCCACGCCGCATCCTCATTGGAGAGCGCCGCGACCAACGCCGCGTCGAGCGCCGCGCCACTCGGATAGCGCTCCGCTGGGTTTTTCGCCAACAGCCGCACAATCACATCACTCAGCGCCCGAGGAACCCGAGGATTGACGAGCACGGGCGCCAACGGCTGCACGTGAACGATGGCCAACTGCAACATGTCCAACGGCAACCACTCGGAGAAGGGGTAATGACCGGTGGTGGCTCGGTAAAGACAGATGCCCAGGGCATACAGATCATCCGTGGATTGAAAGGCATAGTGAGTTCCAGGACGCTCGGAACTGCGCCACAGGAAGCTCACCGCCTCGGGGCTGAGCTGAAACAGGGTCGCCGGAGGCAGGGGGCCAGTGGTGAGGGGAGCCGCCCCCTCGTACCAGGCCACGCCGAAGTCGAGCAGCACGGGTTGCCCATCCGACTCCCGAATGAGGATGTGCTCGGGCTTGAGGTCACGGTGCAGAACCCCTCGGTCATGCAGTTCGCCCAGGGTGCGAGCCATCGTGGCGCCCACGGTGGCGAGTTGCCGGAAGGTGGTGCCGTCCTTCTCCGCCCACACGTCCAGGGCAAGGCCAGGCACCCAATCCATGACGAAGCCCAGCCAGCCCTTCCGGGGGTGAGGCCAGCGGGCACAGCCATGAAACCGCACCACATGGGGATGCGCCGCCCGGGTCATCATCAGAGCCACCTCGCGCTCGGCCCGCCCGTCGCGGGCATACAACGCGAGCTTGAGCGCGTAGAAGTCACCGGGGCGGTCGATGTCCTCCACGCGGTAGACGGCGCCCTGGCCACCCACGCCCAACTGCTCCACCACGCGCCAGCGGCCCACCTGCGTCCCCGGTGGTAATGCGTCCGGGAACAGCCTCTCCGCACCAGGGTTCGTGGACACCCTCGCACCTCCGCGTTGGTCCGACCGACAGGACGCGACCCTATACTACGAGAGCAGGGCGGAAGTAACCTCGGATGTCGGGCCATGTCACCAGGGAAAGGTGACACGGAAGGTCACATTGGAAGGAGCAACCGAACGGATCAGGACACCTGGGGCAGACGTGGCACGAAAGCACTGATCCCGACTCCTCTCCCCTCTGTCCCCAGGTAACGTCGTGTCACGGGATGCTACTTGGCGCGTTCGTGAAAAGCGTATGGAAGAGCGTGGTTTCTGGAGGCTCGATCAATCCGGCGAAGAGAGGCACGGGCGTTTCCGCGATCTCGCGAGAAACCGCGCTGAAGCCAAACATCTTCTCGATCGTCCTGGCGACCACCTGAGCTGGCCAGGACATATCGGGCGGAGGCTGTTCGAAGCTGGCTTCATGATTCCGCAAATGACTCTCGATATAATCATACTGCACGCCGTACACGAAATAAACGGGCGCCAATATACTCACACAGCCCACAACAGCCCAGTTGGATGCCGGCGGCTCTAAATCCTTTAGCGGGTAGACCATGCAGCGGAGTCCGCCATCATCCGTTGAGCCCGTCTCCCCGATGTTGAAGTCAGGAAGCACGCGCCTCAACTCGGCTCTGAATGCCTTCCAGGGGCCCATGTTCTCAATCATCTGAGTCCACAGTGCTTGACGCCGCTTTGTCTCCGGGCCCGTCTCGGCCGTCGAAAGAAAGTCGTTACTGGACTCATAATATCTCCGGACGATGGCAATCAGGTCTTCTTTTGAAGGAGTCATGGAGGCCATTCAATCAATGTCCAGGTGCTGGAACGCCAAAAACAACTGGTTTCGCCCTGGGGTCGCAAGTAGACCTTACTCGAGAGCCTGGAACGGCGGCACGAAGCCTCAAGTCATATGCGGCTCTGACACTCCTACACAGGGTGTAGAGTGGTGGCGGGGGTGGCTCGGTCATCGCGGAGAGTACGGAATATGCGGCGTCATTGGCGCAGTCCGCCGCGATGCGCTGGGCAAGGGGGGTGGATATGGGGCCGCCCCTGCTTTCAATTGGCATCTCAACGCCGATGATGCAAGAGTATGGCTCCCTTGTATCTCCGTTGGTGATCTGCGCGTGAACACACGCCGCGCGCCATCCGCCCTCGCCGGGTTCTGTGTGCGGTACAATCGTGGTAAATTGGAAGTGCGCGGGTTCTATCCTACCTGTTACGGCTGACGCGCACCCAAAAGACAGAAGGGCCAAGGGTAGAAATGCGGTCAGTTGCGCAAGCCGTTTGGACGCGACTGCCGCGCCGCTCCATCGTAAGCGCAAGGCCGCGGCAACAGTCCGGTGATTGGGCTTGAATGCTGCGATACAGATGTAGGTGATCCTCGGGGCCCGAGCTACCGGCTCTTTCGGACTCGGCTCCGTCCGCATACCGGCTGCGCTGCTCGCTTGAAAACGCATGCCCACCTCTTACGGCAGGAGGATTCCTCCGTTCAAGAATTGAACGGAGGAATGTAGGATGATGTCAGCACGAATTGATGGCGAAGATGATCCGTGCGTGCCGACGTCCATTGGTCCGGTCTGAACGTACGGCGGAGGATGTGAGTACCCGTCCGAAGTCTTCATCCAACTCGGAATGATTGACCTCATGCTCCGGCGCATCGCCTGACTGCTCCACTTCAACACCCTCTCAGAAGTAGGACTGGCCTTCCAGTTTGGTCTCTCCATACGGACCCAGGTAACTGACGAAATAATACGCCTGGGTGCTCACGGGCTTCTCGACCCATACCGAGAAGCCCGTGTCGTAGCCTGCGCAAGAGCCAGCAGCATAGACATCGGCACGAGTCTTGACCTGGGAGACCGGGAGAACAGCCAACCTGGTACGGGGACCATTGAGGCTCGTCGCATAGTAGATGGCGACACTCGTCGGAAGCACGCCATAGTCATTCAGACCTGGACGAACGCAGGCCCATCCATGAAAGCCTAGCGTCGTCGTTGGCCCGGCGATGGGACCCGGGTACGTGTGAGTATCAATCAAGTCGACCCACCCGCGTTGAGCCGCGTCCAGAGGCCAAGCATACGAAAGCTGGGGTCCGAGGAGAACGACCGCGCCAACACTGCCCGCGAGAAAACCCTTGAGACTCATGCGCCACCATTTCCTTTATTCGGAACACACGAGAAGTCACATCAACAACACTCGCAGCATGCATGACCTTCAGGCGCGCCGTCCACCCTCAACTTGCCTTTGAACGGTCTGGCGGGTGCTATGCCTGTTTCCACGTGTGCATACCAAGCAAGCGCTCATGCGAGCGTTGGGTTTCTCTTTCATCACCCGAGGCGAGGCCTACGAGCCAGCCGCCTCACCGGGCCGCCACAGCCAGGCGGCGCCGCGCACGCCACTCGAGTCGCCGTGCAACGCGGGGCGCAGGGGCGTGTCGACCTCTCCCCCAAAAACCCAGCGAGGCAACTGCTCTGGCACCAGCCGGTACAGGGCGGCGACATTGGACATGCCTCCGCCGAGCACGATGACGTCCGGGTCCAGGATGTCGATGACGTGGGCGAGGCCGCGCGCCAGCCGGTCCGCGTAGCGCTCGAGCGTGGTGAGCGCGGCGGGCTCACCGGCCTCGGCGCGCGCGGCGATGTCCGGCCCCCGGAGGCGGGTCCCCGTGAGCCGCGCGAAGTCATTCTCGAGGCCCGTGCCGGACACCCACGTCTCGAGGCAGCCCCGCTTGCCGCAGTAGCACTCCGGGCCGGGAGTCTCCTCCGGCGTCGCCCAGGGCAGCGGGTTGTGGCCCCACTCGCCCCCCACGCCGTTGCGGCCCTCGTGCGGGCGCCCGCCGAGTGCCACGCCCGCCCCCGTCCCCGTGCCCAGGATGGCGGCGAACACCACCGCCTGACCGGAAGCGGCCCCATCGCTCGCCTCGGACACCGCCAGACAGTTGGCGTCATTGGCCAGCCGGACGGGACGGCCCAGCACCCGGGCGAGATCCTGGTCCAGGGGACGCCCGTTCAACCACACCGAGTTGGCGTTCTTCACCCGCCCCGTTCGCGAGGAGAGGGTGCCCGGAATGCCCACGCCCACGCTGCCGCGCTGGCCCGTCTGCTGCTCCAGGCGCGCGCACAGCCCGGCGATGGTCTGGAGGATTCCCTCGTAATCGTCACGCGGCGTGGGCACCCGGTGGCGCCCCAGCTCGCGCCCGTCATCGGCGAGGGCGAGGGCCTCGATCTTGGTTCCGCCGAGGTCGATGCCAATGCGCACGTCCTGTCTCCCGGGGCAGGTGGATGCCGTGACTTCAAGGCGGACCCGTTCTTATCACCCACGGAGGAATGCATGACGAGCGCGTCCCCGCTCGGAAATCGAAGGAGATCGCCCAGCCGCGCAGCGGGAGGGGGATGTACGTCTGGAGCTGGCCATCGGCGGCGGGGCCTCGCGGATGACGGCCGCGGGTGAGGAAGCCCTGCGTCTCGACCAACACCCTGCGCTCCGGACCATCCATGCGGGTCCTCGGAATCAGCACCGTGAAGAGGAGCTCGCCCGCGTCGGCCTCCGGCTCGAGTGTCACGGTCACCAGCGTGCCGAGCTCCGTCTCCACCTGACGAATCTCCTCTCCCCTCACGTTCACCTTCCGGCGGCAGTCCTGGTAGTCGAACCGCGGCTCCCCCGTGAAGCTGGTCATCGAGAAATGGACCGACGCGTCCCAGCCCTCCAGCTCGAAGTCGTTGGGCGTGAGGGGCTCGAGGGGTGTTTCTGGCTGGGCGTGTACGGATACGGCTTGCATGGTGCTCCTCCTTCAAGGCCAGCAGGGTGCGGCCCGGGGGCCGCGACAGAGAGGGAGGAGTCCTTTCCGAAGTGTGACGAGACCGCCCGCTCGCCGGCCATTGAAGGCATCGCACCGGAAATCGTCACAACGCGCCCGAGCCCCATCCATCCGGATGAGACTCGCCACGAAAGACACGGGATGCGGTGTGGGGTGCGGAGGTGGCCGTGAGCACGGGGCGGGTTGACCTGGGGAGCGTGGGGTCGTGGCGCCCGCCCTCGCGAGCCTCAGCACGAGTGGGAACGGCCCGTCGCCCGCCCGGGTGGTGGACGGCGGAGCCGCTTCCCGCTCGGGCAGTCAGCGCAGGTCCACCCGGAGACCACCAAAGGTCATCAGGTCCGTGCGCCCCCCGTCTCCCGAGTGGGTCATGGGCGCGTCCGCGAGCCCCACCGCCAGCACCGTGTCTCCCCTCACCTCCACACCCAGCAGGTGGAAGTGCCGGTCCGGACTTCCGGTGGACAGGCGCCGGCTCAGCACCTGGCCGCCGTCCTCCGGAATGAGCGCCAGGAAGGGCTCGGCGGCGCGCGAGACGCTCATGCCACTGTTCCACCGGTCCCAGCCCGTCGCCCCCACGGCGAGCAGCCCCTCCTCCGTCCAGCGCAACGCCGCGACATGGTCTCCCCGGCCCTCGGAGACATCGAGCGCGCGCGTGGAGCGGAGCGCACCCGTGGCCACGTCGACCACCGCCACGTAACCATCGTAGGGAACCATGAGGGCCGGCTCGCCGGGCGCGGGGGGGTAATAGGGCAGGTTCTCGTCGTCCCGTGGGCGCACGGAGGCGGTTCCCCCGAGCGCGAGCTCGCCGCCCCGCAGGGCCATGTCGAACACGAGGAACTCCTCCATCTCTTCCGGTGCGAGGACCCGGGTGCCCTCGCGTGCCCCCGTGGGCGAGAACGCGGTGTAGGCGAAGGGCACGTACCGATGCGGCGTCCCCCGCTTCAGACGGGAGCACTCCTGGCTCGAGATTTCCTGGAAGACCCGCGCGAGGGCGCCGCAACGCCCCGCCCCCAGGCCCCTTCCCACCACCACCCGGCCTTCCGGACTCACGGCGAGCAGGGGCTGTGTCGCCGCATCCCGCCAGTGGAAC of Cystobacter fuscus DSM 2262 contains these proteins:
- the mak gene encoding fructokinase codes for the protein MRIGIDLGGTKIEALALADDGRELGRHRVPTPRDDYEGILQTIAGLCARLEQQTGQRGSVGVGIPGTLSSRTGRVKNANSVWLNGRPLDQDLARVLGRPVRLANDANCLAVSEASDGAASGQAVVFAAILGTGTGAGVALGGRPHEGRNGVGGEWGHNPLPWATPEETPGPECYCGKRGCLETWVSGTGLENDFARLTGTRLRGPDIAARAEAGEPAALTTLERYADRLARGLAHVIDILDPDVIVLGGGMSNVAALYRLVPEQLPRWVFGGEVDTPLRPALHGDSSGVRGAAWLWRPGEAAGS
- a CDS encoding serine/threonine protein kinase, with product MSTNPGAERLFPDALPPGTQVGRWRVVEQLGVGGQGAVYRVEDIDRPGDFYALKLALYARDGRAEREVALMMTRAAHPHVVRFHGCARWPHPRKGWLGFVMDWVPGLALDVWAEKDGTTFRQLATVGATMARTLGELHDRGVLHRDLKPEHILIRESDGQPVLLDFGVAWYEGAAPLTTGPLPPATLFQLSPEAVSFLWRSSERPGTHYAFQSTDDLYALGICLYRATTGHYPFSEWLPLDMLQLAIVHVQPLAPVLVNPRVPRALSDVIVRLLAKNPAERYPSGAALDAALVAALSNEDAAWDASIFEWEEVPPTQEGGTPERHLLRPPRPKPSWTAPPPAPVQVERQSHGFRSLVLATAVLLLLLPMARVPPVAPGVHAPDEEWVTDVRVDPEPSRYEQAPLPARNQKLAPCTEGLEVELSGACWLSLRQRPPECPRQTVTYKGQCLLPVPKSRPVPTSVDGGTPDAK